The Hordeum vulgare subsp. vulgare chromosome 7H, MorexV3_pseudomolecules_assembly, whole genome shotgun sequence DNA window TGCATGCAACATACCTGCAGCCAATCATCAGATCCTAATACTGTGGTCGGCATCGTTGTTCGTCCGATCGTAATCCTCAACCGAACGAACAACTTTGACCGGCTGCAGGGATGCTGGATGCATAAGATATGACGCATATAAAGGCAGTGGTTATAAAAAAGAATGTTTGCAAAGAGTTTTTTCTGCATTTTCTACCCTTTTTGCCACCCTGTGAACATTTTCTGTACGAAGAGTACGAATGACGGGGTCAAGTTGTCAGGTAACCTAAAAAAAAATTTATTAACTGGGCCGACCGAGTAAGCGACTTGTACTTACGTTTCGCCCGAACGATGTATATGGCCTCCCTGCCCTGAACCCTACCGAACCAGAGCGGCGAAACCCCGAATCCCCCACACCCCCACTTGCCATGTCGTCAACCGCTGCCGGCGGCAAGCCATCGCGGTCCGCCTCCGCCCTCGTCGCCGACACGGCGACCGGATCCCACCACTTCACGGTCGACCTCTACTCGCGCACCAAGGGCATCCCCACAGGCGAGTGCCTCATGTCCTGCCCTTTCACCGTGGGAGGCCACCGCTGGCTCGTCCTCTACTACCCCAACGGCGACCAGGCGGAGAACGCGGGTTACATATCCCTCCGCCTCATGCTCGCCGAAAACACCTACAAGGCGGTGAGGGCGCAGAACCAGTTCCGCTTCGCCggcgagccggagaatcaggcgcTGCCGTTGGCGGCGGAGCCGCTGAACAACTTCGCCGGCTTCGCGCGCTGGGGGAACTCCAAGTTCATCCGAGTGGAGGCCCTGGAGAAGTCGAAGCATCTCAGGGGCGACTCCTTCGCCGTCCGGTGCGACCTCATCGTCGTCAGCGACTTCCGCGCCGTGGAGACGCCCGCGCCCGCCCCTCCGGCGTTCGTCACCGTGCCGCCGTCCGACCTTCACCTGCACCTGGGTAGCCTTCTCCTCGCGGAGAAGGGCACCGACGTGGTGTTCGAGGCCGGAGGCGAGACCTTCGCCGCGCACCGCTGCCTGATCGCGGCCCGGTCGCCGGTGTTCAGCGCGGAGCTCTTTGGCGAGATGAAGGAGAGCGTCGACACATCGGCCGTCGTCAAAATCGATGACATGGATGCGCAGGTGTTCAAGGCATTGCTCTATTTTGTGTACACGGACACCTTGCCGGAGACGAAGAGGGAAGAGGCAGGGGAAGACGCCATGTCTCAGCATCTGCTGGTCGCCGCCGACAGGTATAACTTGGACAGGCTAAAGTTGATCTGCGAAGACAAACTTTGCAGGTGCATCCAAGTGAGCACCGTGGCGACAATCTTGGTGTTGGCTGAGCAACACCACTGCAGTGGACTGAAGAAGGCGTGCTTCGATTTTCTCAGCTCTCAGGCGAATCTGAAGGCGGCCATGGCCAGTGACGGCTTCGAGCATCTGAGCCAAAGCTGCCCCGCTATCATGAAGGAGCTGATCTCTATGCTCAGCGCCTTGGTTCCGTGATGCTTACCTAGTGTTCTACGAATGGTTGTTGGTGTTCCCAGGATTTCTGTCATCAAGTAGGTTTTAGCAATGGCAGTTCTTGTTATCTAGACTTAGGCTATCAGGTATGAGTATCAGGTAGACTCGTTTTATCTGTTCTGTTAGCTGATTGCATCTCTAAAACTCTCATGATTAGTCATGAAAATCTTTGCTGTCAGCGTACTCAGCTAGCTTGGTTGGTTGAATATTAGATTGACCTGCAAGCTTGCTACGCCATCTTTTTACATACAAGTAATTTTTGGAACCGTAATGTGCACTGCTCGGTGCGTCAACTATTGCACAATGCTACTCTCTGCTTTCTAGCTGCAGTTATGCTAGGTTGGTGCGAAAGCATGACGTGTAAATTTTCTACAACCTCGCCAGTTAATTTGGGCTGACTTTGCTATCAGATAGATAGTTCATTACCCTTCAGTGGATATATAGGTTCCTTACTCCCTCTGTATGCTTTGGATGAGGAATGCGATAAAATTCTGCCTTTATCTACATTTCTCTCTGGTTATAAAGGAGATGTGCAAAGGAAAAGTTGGTACTCCCTTCgtctcagtttataagtccggcacatgaagctaggtcgttaatttggccaacttaataagaggcatatataaaaagaaatatcatagaaactttagatgttctattttctaatgatatattttttatgttaaataatataGTTTATCTAAGTCAAATTAACGATCTAGGTACACGTGCAtaccttctaaactgtgacggaggtaaacgtgagaatggttattaaaaaaccgggtgtaacggttcggttcttactttgggtgtcggggggataatcccggggtaggctcatcaagcctgctccttcatttccggcccaaaggacatgaacatatCCAGATCCCCAAAGCCCAAGTCTTCCGGCCGGCTAGGCACCACCTACCGGCTAGAGAACAAGGCGGCCATCCATCTGGCCGGCCagacaacccctgccggctagagtcaagGCGGCTACTTCtcctgagccggcctggtcccgccagcccggctaggaatgaggcggccgcacccaagccggctagccaagcacgcTAGCCGACGGAAGataacaagtcacatcagatcataggtcaggatgagaccttacgattaaaggtagctacgcgtcagcaaaggtactggatcggggcgcccggcaggtacgaccgTCGGCGGCCAcgtcgctgacctaccccggctctgatccatcacctagcatagtgtcggaccgtcgcactcccactccattactgcactcggcgtggggaacagtggaggcggccttacctcctgcccatgacgaatctcactggaggacgcttgacgtacagcgcgtgctcgacgtcaaccttacgcgagagcctcattggccagctggtgggtcccactgccaattgagaccatgcagccggcgggcccctcaagcgacaagacaagactttagtgggcccctggccagccggcgaggctgccagccgggtcccacacttttaCCCTttctccatattgtaggccggcgggttcgtctataaaaccccccggtcgccctccatgcaggggggcgaTCATTCCACCGTCGAACAACACCATACACTCACCAACCatcgagagaggcagagacgagccggctgctcccctcttcctcctcccaacacagctccaggagcaactctgtactctgttcatacacatcaaacactccgacaggactaggggtattatctctacggagagccctgaacctgggtacatcgtgcgtcccatgcgtgtaccaacctcgttcccagcgttcACCttcgtcccttcggttctcaccgactttagcctatctatggcatatgttgtgagtattcaccgacatttggcgcccaccatggggccgatcgcggcatcggctggctttacgcgctgggcgaggccccgcacctacaccaccggatgcatagcatccggatcagtttgcatgcctgtggagcccgctttcgacgaggcaacacccatgatgatcgacgtccccgtccgccatgcggattcggacgaagattctgatgacgaggcgctccctagcgtcgtcgccgccgctatggagaacctcagcgctcTCTTCAGCAACctacgtctcaacgacggtccgcgctacttcggcgaggacttcgacgttgaggcgctctgcgcgagctgttggaattatgccctagaggcaataataaatgtatagttattattataattcctgtatcaagataatagtttattatccatgctataattgtattgaatgaagactcatttacatgtgtggatacatagacaaaacaccgtccctagcatgcctctagttggctagccagttgatcaatgatagtcagtgtcttctgattatgaacaaggtgttgttgcttgataactggatcacgtcattgggagaatcacgtgatggactagacccaaactaatagacgtagcatgttgatcgtgtcattttattgctgttgttttctgcgtgtcaagtatttattcctatgaccatgagatcatataactcactgacaccggaggaatgctttgtgtgtatcaaacgtcgcaacgtaactgggtgactataaagatgctctacaggtatctccgaaggtgttagttgagttagtatggatcaagactgggatttgtcactctgtgtgacggagaggtatctcggggcccactcggtaatacaacatcacacacaagccttgcaagcaatgtaacttagtgtaagttgcgggatcttgtattacggaacgagtaaagagacttgccggtaaacgagattgaaataggtatgcggatactgacgatcgaatctcgggcaagtaacataccgaaggacaaagggaatgacatacgggattatacgaatccttggcactgaggttcaaacgataagatcttcgtagaatatgtaggatccaatatgggcatccaggtcccgctattggatattgaccgaggagtctctcgggtcatgtctacatagttctcgaacccgcagggtgtgcacacttaaggttcgacgttgttttatgcgtatttgagttatatggttggttactgaatgttgttcggagtcccggatgagatcatggacgtcacgagggtttccggaatggtccgaaaacgaagattgatatataggatgacctcatttgattatcggaaggttttcggagttaccgggaatgtaccgggaatgacgaatgggttccgggagttcaccgggaggggggggcaacccaccccggggaagcccataggcattgggggagccacaccagcccttagtgggctggtgggacagctcacaagtgcccaatgcgccaagagaagaaaaatcaagaggaaagaaaaaaaaggaaggaggtgggaaggaagggggactcctcccaccaaaccaagtccaactcggtttggggggggagtcctcccccccttggctcggccgactccttgggggtccttggaccccaaggcaaggccccctccctcctcctatatatatggagcaattagggctgatttgagacgactttctcacggctgcccgaccacatacctccacggtttttcctctagatcgcgtttctgcggagctcgggcggagccctgctgagacaagatcatcaccaacctccggagcgccgtcacgctgccggagaactcttctacctctccgtctctcttgctggatcaagaaggccgagatcatcgtcgagctgtacgtgtgctgaacgcggaggtgccgtccgttcagtactagatcgtgggactgatcgcgggattgttcgcggggcggatcgagggacgtgaggacgttccactacatcaaccgcgttctctaacgcttctactgtacggtctacaagggtatgtagatctctcatcccctctcgtagatggacatcaccatgataggtcttcgtgcgcgtaggaaaaaaaaaattcccatgcgacgttccccaacagtggtatcagagctaggttcatgcgtagatgtcttctcgagtagaacacaaaaggttttgtgggcggtgatgtgcgctttgctgccctccttagtcctttcttgattccgcggtattgttggattgaagcggcttggaccgacattactcgtacgcttacgagagactggtttcatcgttacgagtaaccccctttgctcaaagatgactggcaagtgacggtttgtccaactttagttgaatcggatttgaccgaggaggtccttggatgaggttaaatagcaactcatatatctccgttgtggtgtttgcgtaagtaagatgcgatcctactagatacccttggtcaccacgtaaaacatgcaacaacaaaattagaggacgtctaacttgtttttgcagggtatgattgtgatgtgatatggccaacgatgtgatgtgatatattggatgtatgagatgatcatgttgtaatagaaatatcgacttgcacgtcgatggtacggcaaccggcaggagccatagggttgtctttatactgacgtttgtgcttgcagatgcgtttactattttgctaggatgtagctttagtagtaatatcataagtagcacgacaaccctgatggcaacacgttgatggatgatcatggtgtggagccggtaacaagaagatcgtgccggtgctttggtgatggagatcaagaagcacgtgatgatggccatatcatgtcacttatgaattgcatgtgatgttaatcctttcctgcaccttattttgcttagaacgacggtagcattatgaggtgatctctcactaaaatttcaagacgaaagtgtgttctccccgactgtgcaccgttgctacagttcgtcgtttcgagacaccacgtggtgatcgggtgtgatagactcaacgttcacatacaacgggtgcaaaatagttgcacgcgcggaacacttgggttaagtttgacgagcctagcatgtgcatacatggcctcggaacacatgagatcgaaaggtcgagcatgaatcgtatagttgatatgattagcatagagatgcttaccactgaaactattctcaactcacgtgatgatgggacttgagttagtgaatacatttgtgttgtagatcatggctcacgcgagtgtcatcctgaattttaatacgttcctagagaaagttaagttgaaagatgatggaagcaactttgtagactgggctcgtaatcttaagctaatcttaaaagctgggaagaaggattatgtccttaatgctgcgctaggagatgaaccacccgctacggctgatcaggatgttaagaacgcttggttagcgcgtaaggaggactactcaatagttcaatgtgcagtcttgtatggcttagaaccgggacttcaacgtcgctttgagcgtcatggagcatttgagatgttccaggagttgaagtttatctttcagaagaacgcccggatcgagaggtatgagacctccgataagttctatgcttgcaagatggaggaaaactcgtctgtcagtgaacatgtgctcaaaatgtctgggtactcaaaccgtctagctgagctggggattgaactcccgcaagaggctatcactgacagaatccttcaatcactgccgccaagctataaagtctttgtgttgaactacaacatgcaagggatgaacaagtctcccggcgagttgtttgcgatgctgaaagtcgcaaagtctgaactccgtaaagagcatcaagtgttgatggtgagcaagaccactaggcaaaggcaagaagggcaattcgaagaagagcggcaagcctgttgccaatccgccgaagaaacccaaggctggacctaagcctgaaacagagtgtttctattgcaagggtatgggtcactggaagcgcaattgccccaagtatctggcagataagaaggcggacaaagaaaaatcaggtatatttgatatacatgttattgatgtgtacttaaccggctctcgtagtagtgcttgggtattcgataccggttctgttgcttacatttgcaactcgaaacaggaactgcggaatagacgaaggctggcgaaatacgaagtgacgatgcgcgtaggaaatggttccaaggttgatgcaatcgccgtcggcacagtgtcacttcagctagcatcgggattagtgatgaacttaaatcattgttatttagtgcctgcgttgagcatgaacattatatctcgatcttgtttattgcgagacggttgctcttttaagtctgagaataatggttgttctatttctatgagtaacatcttttatggtcatgcaccgaatgtgagaggattgttcatattgaatcttgatagcgatacgcatatacataacattgagaccaaaagagttagagtaaacaaagatagcgccatatttttgtggcactcccgcttgggtcatattagtgtaaagcgcatgaagaaactccatgctgatggacttttggagtcacttgactttgattcacttgacacgtgcgaaccatgcctgatgggcaagatgactaaaactccgttctccggaacaatggagcgtgcaagtgacttgttgaaaatcatacataccgatgtgtgtggtccaatgagcgtagaggcacgcggcggatatcgttattttctcaccttcactgacgatttgagtagatatggttatgtatacttgatgaagcacaagtctgaaacatttgaaaagttcaagcaatttcagagtgaagtggaaaatcattgtaacaagaagatcaagttcctgcggtctgatcgtgggggtgaatatctgagtttcgagtttggtgctcacttaagacaatgtggaattgtttcgcagttaacaccgcctggaacaccacagcgtaatggtgtgtccgaacgtcgtaatcgtactttgttagagatggtgcgatctatgatgtcttttactgatttgccgttatcattttggggttatgcattagaaacagctgcattcactttaaatagggcaccatcaaaatccgttgagacgacaccatacgaactgtggtatggcaaaaggccaaagttgtcgtttcttaaagtttggggatgtgatgcttatgtcaaaaagcttcagcctgaaaagctggaacccaaagcggaaaaatgcgtcttcataggttacccaaaagagacagttgggtacaccttctatctcaaatccgagggcaaagtgtttgttgctaagaacggaacttttctcgagagggagtttctctcaagagaattgagtgggaggaagatagaacttgacgaggttgtcgaacctctcatccctctggatggtggcgcacggcaaggggaaacctttgtcattgcgacgccggttgaggaggaagttaatgatgatgatcatgaaactccagttcaagtttttgttgaaccacgcaggtcgacgagatcacgcgctgctccagagtggtacggtaatcccgtcttatcaatcatgttgttagacaacaatgaacctacaaattatgaagaagcaatggtgggcccagattccaacaaatggctagaagccatgaaatccgagataggatccatgtatgagaacaaagtgtggactttggagatactacctgagggccacaaggctattcagaacaaatggatctttaagaagaagacggacgctgacggtaatgtgaccgtttataaagctcgacttgtggcaaagagtttttcacaagttccaggaattgactacgatgagactttctctcccgtggcaatgcttaagtccgtcagaatcatgttagcaatagctgcatttttcgattatgaaatctggcagatggatgtcaaaacggcgttccttaacggtttccttaaggaagagttgtatatgatgcaacccgaaggttttgtcgatcctaaaagtgctaaagaggtgtgcaagctccagcgatccatttatggactggtgcaagcatctcggagttggaacaaacgctttgatgaggtgatcaaggcatttgggtttatacaagtggttggagaatcttgtatttacaagaaagtgagtgggagctctgtggcatttctaatattatatgtagatgacatattactgattggaaacaacgtagagctttcggagagcataaaaggttacttgaataaaagtttctctatgaaggacctaggagaagctgcttacattctaggcattaagatctatagggatagatcaaaacgccagataggactttcacaaagcacataccttgataaagttttgaagaggttcaaaatggaacagtccaagaaagggttcttgccagtgttacaaggtacgagattgagtaagactcagtgcccagcaactgatgaagatagagagcatatgcgctccgtcccctatgcttcagccataggttctatcatgtatgcgatgctgtgcactagaccggatgttagcctggccataagtatggcaggtaggttccagagtaatccaggagtggatcactggacagcggtcaagaatatcctgaagtacctgaaaaggactaaggagatgtttctcgtgtatggaggtgacgaagagctcgccgtaaaaggttacgtcgatgcaagctttgacacagatccggacgactctaagtcgctaaccggatacgtatttattcttaacgggggtgcagtaagctggtgcagttccaagcaaagcgtcgtagcagattctacatgtgaagcggagtacatggctgcctcggaggcggctaaggagggtgtctggatgaagcagttcatgatggatcttggagtggtgccaagtgcactggatccaataaccttgttctgtgacaacactggtgccattgccttagcaaaggaaccaaggtttcacaagaagaccagacacatcaaacgacgcttcaacctcatccgcgactacgtcgaggaggaggacgtaaatatatgcaaagtgcacacagatctgaatgtagcagacccgctgactaaacctcttccacggccaaaacatgatcgacaccagaactgtatgggtgttagatttattacaatgtaattcacatggtgatgtgagggctagattattgactctagtgcaagtgggagactgttggaattatgccctagaggcaataataaatgtataattattattataattcctgtatcaagataatagtttattatccatgctataattgtattgaatgaagactcatttacatgtgtggatacatagacaaaacaccgtccctagcatgcctctagttggctagccagttgatcaatgatagtcagtgtcttctgattatgaacaaggtgttgttgcttgataactggatcacgtcattgggagaatcacgtgatggactagacacaaactaatagacgtagcatgttgatcgtgtcattttattgctgctgttttctgcgtgtcaagtatttattcctatgaccatgagatcatataactcactgacaccggaggaatgctttgtgtgtatcaaacgtcgcaacgtaactgggtgactataaagatgctctacaggtatctccgaaggtgttagttgagttagtatggatcaagactgggatttgtcactccgtgtgacggagaggtatctcggggcccactcggtaatacaacatcacacacaagccttgcaagcaatgtaacttagtgtaagttgcgggatcttgtattacggaacgagtaaagagacttgccggtaaacgagattgaaataggtatgcggatactgacgatcgaatctcgggcaagtaacataccgaaggacaaagggaatgacatacgggattatacgaatccttggcactaaggttcaaacgataagatcttcgtagaatatgtaggatccaatatgggcatccaggtcccgctattggatattgaccgaggagtctctcgggtcatgtctacatagttctcgaacccgcagggtctgcacacttaaggttcgacgttgttttatgcgtatttgagttat harbors:
- the LOC123412821 gene encoding BTB/POZ and MATH domain-containing protein 1-like, which gives rise to MSSTAAGGKPSRSASALVADTATGSHHFTVDLYSRTKGIPTGECLMSCPFTVGGHRWLVLYYPNGDQAENAGYISLRLMLAENTYKAVRAQNQFRFAGEPENQALPLAAEPLNNFAGFARWGNSKFIRVEALEKSKHLRGDSFAVRCDLIVVSDFRAVETPAPAPPAFVTVPPSDLHLHLGSLLLAEKGTDVVFEAGGETFAAHRCLIAARSPVFSAELFGEMKESVDTSAVVKIDDMDAQVFKALLYFVYTDTLPETKREEAGEDAMSQHLLVAADRYNLDRLKLICEDKLCRCIQVSTVATILVLAEQHHCSGLKKACFDFLSSQANLKAAMASDGFEHLSQSCPAIMKELISMLSALVP